A genomic window from Helicobacter pylori includes:
- the dnaK gene encoding molecular chaperone DnaK encodes MGKVIGIDLGTTNSAMAVYEGNEAKIIANKEGKNTTPSIVAFTDKGEILVGESAKRQAVTNPEKTIYSIKRIMGLMFNEEKAKEAEKRLPYKIVDRNGACAIEISGKIYTPQEISAKILMKLKEDAESYLGESVSEAVITVPAYFNDSQRKATKEAGTIAGLNVLRIINEPTSAALAYGLDKKESEKIMVYDLGGGTFDVTVLETGDNVVEVLATGGDAFLGGDDFDNRVIDFLATEFKSETGIEIKNDVMALQRLKEAAENAKKELSSAMETEINLPFITADATGPKHLVKKLTRAKFESLTEDLIEETISKIESVIKDAGLTKNEISEVVMVGGSTRIPKVQERVKGFINKELNKSVNPDEVVAVGASIQGGVLKGDVKDVLLLDVTPLSLGIETLGGVMTKVIDRGTTIPAKKSQVFSTAEDNQPAVSIMVLQGERDLARDNKSLGKFDLQGIAPAPRGVPQIEVTFDIDANGILTVSAQDKNTGKSQEIKISGSSGLSDSEIEKMVKDAELHKEEDARKKEVIEARNHADSLAHQTQKSLDEHKANLNENDANEIQNAINALKDCIKNDNATKAELEDKTKLLAQAAQKLGEAMANKNNAEQPKKKDDDVIDAEVE; translated from the coding sequence ATGGGAAAAGTTATTGGAATTGATTTAGGGACAACCAACTCTGCAATGGCAGTGTATGAGGGTAATGAAGCAAAGATTATTGCTAACAAAGAGGGTAAAAACACCACTCCCTCTATTGTAGCTTTTACGGATAAGGGCGAGATTTTAGTGGGCGAGAGTGCGAAAAGACAAGCGGTTACTAACCCAGAAAAAACCATTTATTCCATTAAAAGAATCATGGGCTTGATGTTTAATGAAGAAAAGGCTAAAGAAGCTGAAAAACGCTTGCCTTATAAGATTGTGGATAGGAATGGGGCTTGCGCGATTGAAATTTCCGGTAAAATTTATACCCCTCAAGAAATTTCAGCCAAAATTTTAATGAAGCTCAAAGAAGACGCTGAAAGTTATTTGGGCGAGAGCGTTAGCGAAGCGGTGATCACGGTTCCAGCTTATTTTAACGACAGCCAAAGGAAAGCGACTAAAGAAGCCGGCACGATTGCAGGGCTTAATGTTTTAAGGATTATCAATGAGCCTACTAGCGCGGCGTTAGCTTATGGCTTGGATAAAAAAGAGAGTGAAAAAATCATGGTTTATGATTTGGGTGGGGGGACTTTTGATGTTACCGTTTTAGAAACAGGCGATAATGTCGTGGAAGTTTTAGCCACAGGGGGCGATGCGTTTTTAGGAGGCGATGATTTTGACAATCGTGTGATTGATTTTTTAGCGACTGAATTTAAAAGCGAAACAGGCATTGAAATCAAAAACGATGTGATGGCGTTGCAACGCTTAAAAGAAGCGGCTGAAAACGCTAAAAAAGAATTAAGCTCTGCGATGGAAACTGAAATCAACTTGCCCTTTATTACAGCGGACGCTACCGGGCCTAAACACTTGGTTAAAAAACTCACTAGGGCCAAATTTGAAAGCTTGACAGAGGATTTGATTGAAGAAACGATTTCTAAGATTGAAAGCGTGATTAAAGATGCAGGACTAACCAAAAATGAGATTTCAGAAGTGGTGATGGTGGGCGGATCTACTCGTATCCCTAAAGTTCAAGAAAGGGTGAAAGGGTTTATCAACAAAGAGTTGAATAAGAGTGTCAATCCTGATGAGGTCGTGGCGGTGGGCGCGAGCATTCAAGGGGGCGTGTTAAAAGGCGATGTGAAAGATGTGCTTTTATTAGATGTTACGCCTTTAAGCCTTGGGATTGAAACTTTAGGGGGCGTGATGACTAAAGTCATTGATAGAGGCACGACTATTCCTGCGAAAAAATCTCAAGTGTTCTCAACCGCTGAAGACAACCAGCCCGCTGTGTCTATTATGGTTTTACAAGGCGAAAGGGATTTAGCAAGGGATAATAAATCTTTGGGTAAATTTGATTTGCAAGGCATCGCTCCAGCTCCAAGGGGCGTGCCTCAAATTGAAGTAACCTTTGATATTGACGCTAATGGGATTTTAACCGTGTCAGCGCAAGATAAAAATACCGGTAAAAGCCAAGAAATTAAGATTTCTGGCTCTAGCGGGTTGTCTGATAGCGAGATTGAAAAAATGGTTAAAGACGCTGAGTTGCACAAAGAAGAGGACGCAAGGAAAAAAGAAGTGATTGAAGCGAGAAACCATGCCGATAGTTTGGCGCACCAAACCCAAAAGAGTCTTGATGAGCATAAAGCGAATTTGAATGAAAATGACGCTAATGAGATCCAAAACGCCATTAACGCCCTTAAAGATTGCATCAAAAACGATAACGCTACTAAAGCGGAGCTTGAAGACAAAACGAAATTATTAGCGCAAGCGGCTCAAAAACTAGGCGAAGCTATGGCGAATAAAAACAACGCTGAGCAACCCAAGAAAAAAGACGATGATGTGATTGATGCGGAAGTGGAATAA
- a CDS encoding PLP-dependent cysteine synthase family protein, whose amino-acid sequence MIITAMQDAIGHTPIFKFTRNYPIPKDSVIYAKLEHLNPGGSIKDRLGQYLIEEGLRMGKITPQTTIIEPTAGNTGIALVLVALKHHLKTIFVVPEKFSVEKQQIMRALGATVINTPTSEGISGAIKKSKELAKSIPDSYLPLQFENPSNPAAYYHTLAPEIFQKLGAKLTSFVAGIGSGGTFAGTAQYLKERIPSIRLIGVEPEGSILNGGEPGPHEIEGIGVEFIPPFFANLDIDGFETISDEEGFHYTRELAKKNGLLVGSSSGAAFAAALREVQRLPNGSQVLTIFPDVADRYLSKGIYS is encoded by the coding sequence ATGATCATCACCGCAATGCAAGACGCCATTGGCCACACTCCCATTTTTAAATTCACGAGAAATTACCCTATCCCAAAAGATTCCGTTATTTACGCCAAACTAGAGCATCTAAACCCAGGAGGGAGTATCAAAGACCGCTTAGGCCAATATCTCATAGAAGAAGGGCTTAGAATGGGCAAAATTACTCCCCAAACGACCATCATTGAGCCTACTGCGGGCAATACCGGCATCGCTTTGGTGCTAGTTGCACTCAAACACCATCTCAAAACCATCTTTGTTGTCCCGGAAAAATTCAGCGTAGAAAAACAACAAATCATGAGAGCTTTGGGGGCTACAGTGATCAACACGCCTACTAGTGAGGGGATTTCTGGAGCCATTAAAAAAAGTAAAGAGTTAGCCAAAAGTATCCCTGATAGCTATTTGCCCTTGCAATTTGAAAACCCTAGTAATCCCGCCGCCTACTACCACACTTTAGCCCCTGAGATTTTCCAAAAATTAGGCGCAAAGCTTACGAGCTTTGTAGCCGGGATAGGTAGTGGTGGGACTTTTGCAGGCACGGCCCAATATTTAAAAGAACGCATTCCTTCTATTCGCTTGATTGGGGTGGAGCCGGAGGGTTCTATTTTGAATGGAGGGGAGCCTGGACCTCATGAGATTGAGGGCATTGGCGTGGAGTTTATCCCTCCGTTTTTTGCAAACTTGGATATTGATGGCTTTGAAACGATTTCAGATGAAGAGGGTTTTCATTACACTAGGGAGTTGGCTAAAAAAAACGGCTTGTTGGTGGGGAGCTCTAGTGGGGCGGCTTTTGCAGCAGCGTTGAGGGAAGTGCAACGCCTCCCCAATGGCAGCCAAGTTTTAACCATTTTCCCGGATGTTGCCGATCGTTATCTCTCAAAAGGTATTTATTCATAA